A portion of the Pseudoxanthomonas sp. JBR18 genome contains these proteins:
- the mtnA gene encoding S-methyl-5-thioribose-1-phosphate isomerase, with protein sequence MNETFDYARYDRIRPLLWTGDALQLLDQRKLPFQVEHVVCATSDEVAAAIHALAVRGAPAIGIAAAWGTVLAGRDIEAADGAQAAQKLEPALQRLSAARPTAVNLAWALARMRRVLQAAGADWQAVLEREAEAIATEDLAANRHMGELGAALIAEGSGVLTHCNTGSLATAGFGTALGVIRAGVAQGRVTQVFADETRPWQQGARLTVWELQQDGIDATLIADSAASHLMKTGAVQWVIVGADRICANGDTANKIGTYQLAIAARHHGLKFMVVAPSSTVDMDTASGEAIEIEERDPGELHGIGGVRTVAEGIKAWNPVFDVTPGSLIDAIVTEKGVVEQPTTEKMRAAFG encoded by the coding sequence ATGAACGAGACCTTCGACTACGCCCGCTACGACCGCATCCGTCCCCTGCTGTGGACGGGCGATGCCCTGCAACTGCTCGACCAGCGCAAGCTGCCTTTCCAGGTCGAACACGTGGTGTGCGCCACCAGCGACGAGGTCGCCGCGGCGATCCATGCCCTGGCCGTGCGCGGCGCGCCGGCCATCGGCATTGCCGCGGCCTGGGGCACGGTCCTGGCTGGCCGGGACATCGAGGCCGCCGACGGCGCGCAGGCCGCGCAGAAGCTCGAGCCGGCCCTGCAGCGCCTCAGCGCCGCCCGGCCCACCGCGGTCAACCTGGCCTGGGCGCTGGCGCGCATGCGCCGCGTGCTGCAGGCCGCCGGCGCCGACTGGCAGGCGGTGCTCGAACGTGAGGCCGAGGCCATCGCCACCGAGGACCTGGCCGCCAACCGCCACATGGGCGAGCTGGGCGCGGCGCTGATCGCAGAAGGCAGCGGCGTGCTGACCCACTGCAACACCGGCTCGCTGGCCACCGCCGGCTTCGGCACCGCGCTGGGCGTAATCCGCGCCGGCGTGGCCCAGGGGCGCGTGACCCAGGTGTTCGCCGATGAGACCCGCCCGTGGCAGCAGGGCGCGCGCCTGACGGTATGGGAGCTGCAGCAGGACGGCATCGACGCGACCCTGATCGCCGATTCGGCGGCCTCGCACCTGATGAAGACCGGCGCGGTGCAATGGGTCATCGTCGGCGCCGACCGCATCTGCGCCAATGGCGACACCGCCAACAAGATCGGCACCTACCAGCTGGCCATCGCCGCGCGCCACCACGGGCTGAAGTTCATGGTCGTGGCGCCGTCCTCGACCGTGGACATGGACACCGCGAGCGGCGAGGCGATCGAGATCGAAGAGCGCGATCCGGGCGAACTGCACGGCATCGGTGGCGTGCGCACGGTGGCCGAGGGCATCAAGGCCTGGAACCCGGTCTTCGATGTCACCCCGGGCAGCCTGATCGACGCGATCGTGACCGAGAAGGGCGTGGTCGAGCAGCCCACGACCGAGAAGATGCGCGCGGCTTTCGGCTGA
- a CDS encoding DUF3011 domain-containing protein: MRQLGWGALGGLLMVLSGCATVGNLLGGHERTLDDVPVVHFKCESKSQDLKYCDVDASAGVRLTKQLSNMPCIKGRTWDYGRFGVWVDHGCRGEFISGAGDDDGGMFDTRHKVVRCESEDQARRRCPIEVSSPPATLLRQISDTKCVEGSTWGWDAQGVWVDGGCRGLFRVR; this comes from the coding sequence ATGCGACAGCTGGGGTGGGGCGCGCTGGGCGGCTTGCTGATGGTCCTGTCTGGATGTGCGACGGTCGGAAACCTGCTTGGCGGCCACGAGCGCACGCTGGACGATGTGCCGGTGGTGCACTTCAAGTGCGAGTCCAAGAGCCAGGATCTCAAGTACTGCGACGTGGATGCGTCGGCCGGTGTCCGGCTGACCAAGCAGTTGTCCAACATGCCCTGCATCAAGGGGCGCACTTGGGATTATGGGCGCTTCGGGGTGTGGGTGGACCATGGATGCCGCGGCGAGTTCATCAGCGGCGCCGGCGACGACGATGGGGGGATGTTCGATACCCGGCACAAGGTCGTGCGCTGCGAGTCGGAAGACCAGGCGCGGCGACGTTGCCCGATCGAGGTCAGCAGCCCGCCGGCCACGCTGCTGCGACAGATTTCGGACACCAAGTGCGTCGAGGGCAGCACCTGGGGTTGGGACGCGCAGGGCGTGTGGGTGGATGGCGGCTGCCGAGGTCTGTTCCGGGTCCGCTGA
- the epmA gene encoding EF-P lysine aminoacylase EpmA: MSDVVAPEPAWSLADWQPSATLEVLHLRARLNALVRDFFARREVLEVETPVLSQAGNTEPNIESFTTEFSGHVSAGARTRWLRTSPEYPLKRLLAAGLGDCYELGRVFRNGEAGGRHNPEFTMLEWYRVDWDHLRLAEETVELVQQALALVGRSAGVETLSYRELFLRGLGLDPFSATLEQLQAPLAASRIDPDGLGRDDWLDLLITHHLQPAFAADTLTIVHDWPASQAALARIRADDPPVAERFELYLGQVELANGYHELQDAVEQGTRFAHDNARRAARGLVQPPQDRHLLDALPGMPHCAGVAVGMDRLLMAMLETSRIAEVLAFDFARA, encoded by the coding sequence ATATCGGATGTCGTCGCTCCTGAACCGGCCTGGTCGCTTGCCGACTGGCAGCCCAGCGCGACCCTGGAGGTACTGCACCTGCGCGCGCGGCTCAACGCGCTGGTGCGCGACTTCTTCGCGCGGCGCGAGGTGCTGGAGGTCGAAACCCCGGTGCTCTCGCAGGCCGGCAACACCGAGCCGAACATCGAGAGCTTCACGACCGAATTCAGCGGACACGTCAGCGCCGGGGCGCGTACGCGCTGGCTTCGGACCTCGCCGGAGTATCCGCTCAAGCGGCTGCTGGCTGCCGGTCTCGGCGACTGCTACGAGCTGGGCCGCGTATTCCGTAATGGCGAGGCCGGCGGGCGTCACAATCCCGAGTTCACCATGCTCGAGTGGTATCGCGTCGATTGGGACCACCTGCGCCTGGCCGAGGAGACCGTGGAACTGGTGCAGCAGGCGCTGGCCCTGGTGGGGCGCAGCGCTGGCGTGGAAACGCTGAGCTATCGCGAACTGTTCCTGCGCGGGCTGGGGCTGGACCCGTTCAGCGCCACGCTGGAGCAACTGCAGGCGCCCTTGGCCGCCAGTCGGATCGATCCCGATGGCCTGGGCCGCGACGATTGGCTGGACCTGCTGATCACCCACCACCTGCAGCCGGCCTTTGCCGCCGACACGCTGACCATCGTCCATGACTGGCCCGCGTCGCAGGCAGCGCTGGCGCGCATCCGCGCGGACGACCCGCCGGTGGCCGAGCGCTTCGAGCTGTATCTGGGCCAGGTGGAGCTCGCCAATGGCTATCACGAGCTGCAAGACGCGGTGGAACAGGGCACACGCTTTGCCCACGACAACGCGCGCCGCGCTGCCCGTGGGCTCGTTCAGCCACCGCAGGACCGGCACTTGCTCGACGCCCTGCCGGGCATGCCACACTGCGCGGGCGTGGCGGTCGGGATGGATCGGCTGCTGATGGCGATGCTGGAAACTTCCAGGATCGCCGAGGTGTTGGCGTTCGACTTCGCGCGGGCCTGA
- the ligA gene encoding NAD-dependent DNA ligase LigA: MTHAAQDPAARAAALRQQLDDASYRYHVLDEPNIPDAEYDRLLRELDELEAAHPELVTPDSPTQRVGAVASGRFAEVRHAMPMLSLGNAFDEDEVREFVRRISDRLGRDTLVFSAEPKLDGLAISLRYEGGVFVQGATRGDGATGEDVTANLRTVKAIPLKLRGSGWPQVLEVRGEVYMPRAAFEAYNEQARLHGGKVLANPRNGAAGSLRQLDARITAQRPLAFFAYGTGAVEGGTLPDSHSGVLKQLREWGFPVSDLTRLVEGVDGLLAYAREIGERRDGLPFDIDGVVYKLDDAEGQREMGFVSRAPRWAIARKYAAQEQSTTVEAIEIQIGRTGAATPVARLAPVQVAGVTVTNATLHNADQIARLDVRVGDAVIVRRAGDVIPEVVSVIIERRPEGTQAWQMPTQCPVCGSEIVREEGAAVWRCSGELSCPAQRKEAIAHFVSRRAMDVDGLGDKFIELLVDAGVVQGVADLYSLDLDQLLQLRLVTGAETPEGFLRDAREHLASGAYARLEATLATVRGETEQASAGWQADLLRAGLPDFDWNRKKIATKWAENLVAALEKSKHTALERFLFALGIEHVGESTAKALAAWFGDLEIVRHLPWPVFKRVPDIGGEVARSLGKFFQQAGNQQAIDDLLSRGVEITDTHPPSGLLREGLTLATLLADLEIPKLTRLRADALATAMPAVADIVDAAPEALVTAGLPKETAAALVAWLEADDHARLLLETGAALQRLDAITPQQAAEQTGPLTGKTVVLTGSLEAMTRDEAGARLEALGAKVTGSVSKKTSLIVAGSEAGSKLTKAQDLGIEIWDEAALLAFLDQHA; the protein is encoded by the coding sequence ATGACCCACGCCGCCCAAGACCCCGCCGCCCGCGCGGCCGCGCTGCGCCAGCAGCTCGACGATGCCAGCTACCGCTATCACGTGCTGGACGAGCCCAACATTCCCGATGCGGAGTACGACCGCCTGCTGCGCGAGCTCGACGAACTGGAGGCCGCGCATCCCGAGCTGGTGACGCCCGATTCGCCGACCCAGCGCGTGGGCGCGGTGGCTTCGGGCCGATTCGCCGAGGTCCGCCACGCGATGCCGATGCTGTCGCTGGGCAATGCCTTCGACGAGGACGAGGTGCGCGAGTTCGTGCGCCGCATCTCCGATCGCCTGGGCCGCGACACGCTGGTGTTTTCCGCCGAGCCCAAGCTCGATGGCTTGGCTATCAGCCTGCGCTACGAGGGTGGGGTGTTCGTGCAGGGCGCCACGCGCGGCGACGGGGCGACGGGCGAGGATGTCACCGCCAACCTGCGCACGGTCAAGGCGATCCCGCTCAAGCTGCGCGGCAGCGGCTGGCCGCAGGTGCTGGAAGTGCGCGGCGAGGTCTACATGCCGCGCGCGGCTTTCGAGGCCTATAACGAACAGGCGCGCCTGCATGGCGGCAAGGTCCTGGCGAACCCGCGCAACGGCGCGGCCGGTTCGCTGCGCCAGCTGGACGCGCGCATCACCGCCCAGCGTCCGTTGGCGTTCTTCGCCTATGGCACCGGCGCGGTCGAAGGCGGGACGTTGCCGGACAGCCATTCGGGCGTGCTGAAGCAGCTGCGGGAATGGGGCTTTCCGGTCAGCGACCTGACCCGGCTCGTCGAGGGCGTAGACGGCCTGCTGGCCTATGCACGCGAGATCGGCGAACGGCGCGATGGGTTGCCGTTCGACATCGACGGCGTGGTCTACAAGCTCGACGATGCCGAAGGCCAGCGCGAAATGGGCTTCGTCTCGCGCGCGCCGCGCTGGGCGATCGCGCGCAAGTACGCCGCGCAGGAGCAGTCCACCACGGTGGAGGCGATCGAGATCCAGATCGGCCGCACCGGCGCGGCCACGCCGGTGGCACGCTTGGCGCCGGTGCAGGTGGCCGGGGTGACGGTCACCAACGCCACGCTGCACAACGCCGACCAGATCGCGCGGCTGGATGTGCGCGTCGGCGATGCGGTCATCGTGCGACGCGCCGGCGACGTGATTCCCGAAGTGGTCAGCGTCATCATCGAACGCCGGCCCGAGGGCACCCAGGCCTGGCAGATGCCGACCCAGTGCCCCGTCTGCGGTTCGGAGATCGTGCGCGAGGAAGGCGCGGCGGTGTGGCGCTGCTCGGGCGAACTGAGCTGCCCGGCCCAGCGCAAGGAGGCCATCGCCCATTTCGTCTCACGCAGGGCGATGGACGTGGATGGCTTGGGGGACAAGTTCATCGAGCTGCTGGTCGACGCCGGCGTGGTGCAGGGCGTGGCCGATCTGTATTCGCTCGATCTGGACCAGCTGCTGCAGCTGCGCCTGGTCACTGGCGCCGAGACGCCGGAAGGTTTCCTCCGTGACGCGCGCGAGCATCTGGCCAGCGGCGCCTACGCCAGGCTGGAAGCGACCTTGGCCACCGTGCGGGGCGAAACCGAGCAGGCGTCAGCGGGTTGGCAGGCCGACCTGCTGCGTGCCGGGTTGCCGGACTTCGACTGGAACCGCAAGAAGATCGCGACCAAGTGGGCCGAGAACCTGGTCGCCGCGCTGGAAAAGAGCAAGCACACCGCGCTGGAGCGCTTCCTGTTCGCGTTGGGCATCGAGCATGTGGGCGAAAGCACGGCCAAGGCGCTGGCCGCATGGTTCGGCGATCTGGAGATCGTGCGCCACCTGCCGTGGCCAGTGTTCAAGCGCGTGCCGGACATCGGCGGCGAGGTGGCGCGCTCGCTGGGCAAGTTCTTCCAGCAGGCCGGCAACCAGCAGGCGATCGATGACCTGCTTTCGCGCGGCGTGGAGATCACCGACACGCATCCGCCCAGCGGCCTGCTGCGCGAGGGCCTGACCCTGGCCACGCTGCTGGCCGATCTGGAAATTCCCAAGCTGACCCGGCTGCGCGCCGACGCCCTGGCCACGGCCATGCCCGCCGTGGCCGACATCGTTGACGCCGCGCCCGAGGCCCTGGTCACCGCCGGCCTGCCCAAGGAGACCGCCGCGGCGCTGGTCGCCTGGCTGGAGGCGGACGACCACGCCCGACTGCTGCTGGAGACGGGCGCTGCGTTGCAGCGGCTCGACGCCATCACCCCGCAACAGGCGGCCGAGCAGACCGGTCCGCTGACGGGCAAGACCGTGGTGCTGACCGGCAGCCTGGAGGCGATGACCCGCGACGAGGCCGGGGCCAGGCTCGAAGCCTTGGGGGCGAAGGTCACCGGCAGCGTGTCCAAGAAGACCTCCCTGATCGTGGCCGGCAGCGAGGCCGGCTCCAAGCTCACCAAGGCCCAGGACCTGGGCATCGAGATCTGGGACGAGGCGGCGCTGCTGGCGTTTCTGGACCAGCACGCATGA
- a CDS encoding DUF4396 domain-containing protein: MSVQALSPWGLASLLLAAACVGVVVVDIFVAGYRQHMAIMEAVWPLTMLWAGPVGLLAYFAFGRGMKRGAEAHDDGRAGEGGHSHMHPPRRPRWQSIALGASHCGAGCVLADVIAESATAHWPLVLWGNEVFGGWLVALLLAYVIGIVFQYFAIAPMRGLGLKDGLVAAIKADTASLLAWQVGMYGFMALALFVWWSPEALPKDGAVFWWMMQFAMCAGFVVAYPVNAWLIRAGIKEAM; the protein is encoded by the coding sequence GTGTCTGTCCAAGCACTTTCACCCTGGGGCCTGGCCTCATTGCTGCTGGCCGCCGCCTGCGTGGGCGTGGTGGTCGTGGACATCTTCGTGGCGGGCTATCGCCAGCACATGGCGATCATGGAGGCGGTCTGGCCGCTGACCATGCTGTGGGCCGGTCCGGTGGGCCTGCTGGCGTATTTCGCCTTCGGTCGTGGGATGAAGCGCGGGGCCGAGGCGCACGATGACGGGCGAGCAGGCGAAGGGGGACACTCGCACATGCATCCCCCGCGGCGACCGCGCTGGCAGTCGATCGCGCTGGGCGCCAGCCACTGCGGCGCCGGTTGCGTGCTCGCCGATGTGATCGCCGAGAGCGCCACCGCGCACTGGCCGCTGGTGCTGTGGGGCAACGAGGTCTTCGGCGGCTGGCTGGTGGCGCTGCTGCTGGCCTACGTCATCGGCATCGTCTTCCAGTACTTTGCCATCGCGCCGATGCGCGGGCTCGGCCTGAAGGACGGACTGGTGGCCGCGATCAAGGCCGATACCGCCTCGCTGCTGGCCTGGCAGGTCGGCATGTACGGCTTCATGGCCCTGGCCCTGTTCGTCTGGTGGTCGCCCGAGGCGCTGCCCAAGGACGGCGCGGTGTTCTGGTGGATGATGCAGTTCGCCATGTGCGCAGGCTTCGTGGTGGCCTACCCGGTCAACGCCTGGCTGATCCGCGCCGGCATCAAGGAGGCGATGTGA
- the zipA gene encoding cell division protein ZipA yields MSDVWMLRIGIAVVGALLIGAMLLFGKPKKPSQGRRLERGDREQPRVEPSLGDEAAAEAVGETGVQQDLGLRDPAAGEDLGRRPGQDFDKIISLYVAAKAGQMLRGEDIVVAAEKTGLTFGHMNVFHRLIEHHPERGPVFSMANIMQPGSFDMGAIRELETPAIAFFLTLPAPMTALEAWEMMLPNVQRMAELLDGVVLDDSRNALGRQRIQHIREELRGYDRQHEAPPLSKAPRW; encoded by the coding sequence ATGTCCGATGTCTGGATGCTGCGGATCGGCATTGCCGTCGTCGGTGCCTTGCTGATCGGCGCGATGCTGCTGTTCGGCAAGCCCAAAAAGCCCTCGCAGGGACGGCGCCTGGAGCGAGGCGATCGCGAGCAGCCCCGGGTCGAACCCAGCCTCGGGGACGAGGCCGCCGCGGAGGCCGTTGGCGAAACGGGCGTGCAGCAGGACCTGGGCCTGCGCGATCCCGCCGCCGGTGAAGACCTCGGTCGCCGGCCGGGCCAGGACTTCGACAAGATCATCTCGCTCTACGTCGCGGCCAAGGCCGGACAGATGCTGCGTGGCGAAGACATCGTCGTGGCCGCCGAGAAGACCGGCCTGACCTTCGGCCACATGAACGTCTTCCACCGGCTGATCGAACATCATCCCGAGCGCGGGCCGGTGTTCAGCATGGCCAACATCATGCAGCCGGGCAGCTTCGACATGGGCGCGATCCGTGAGCTGGAGACCCCGGCGATCGCCTTCTTCCTGACCCTGCCGGCGCCGATGACCGCGCTCGAGGCCTGGGAGATGATGTTGCCCAATGTGCAGCGCATGGCCGAGCTGCTCGATGGTGTGGTCCTGGACGACAGCCGCAATGCGCTGGGCCGGCAGCGCATCCAGCACATCCGCGAGGAACTGCGCGGCTACGACCGCCAGCACGAGGCGCCACCGCTGAGCAAGGCGCCGCGCTGGTAA
- the smc gene encoding chromosome segregation protein SMC: MRLSTIKLAGFKSFVDPTTLHLPTNMTGVVGPNGCGKSNIIDAVRWVMGESSASRLRGDSLTDVIFSGSSARKPVSQATVELIFDNSDHTISGEFAAFNEISVKRTVSRDGQSNYYLNGTKCRRRDITDLFLGTGLGPRSYSIIEQGMISQIIEARPEDLRVYLEEAAGISKYKERRKETETRIRHTRENLERLTDLREEVDKQLEHLKRQARQAEQYQTYQEERRVKDAQWKALEYRGLDGELSGLREGLSVEETRLQQLIAEQREAEAQIEGDRVRREEAVEVLNKAQADVYQVASNLARIEQQIQHQRDLSSRLVKAQAEAQAQLAELGTHMDSDSARLSVLRASVEEAEPQLEQLREDDVMRQDALREAEAKLADWQQRWEAHNRATAESSRAGEVERTRVDYLDRQSLEADRRRESLTAERAGLDLESLAEAYEALYEQHEVKKASLDELTEAVDQRKQAVDGVSERQRALQAELAEVRKQAQGARGRLSSLEALQQAALGQEQGAAVAWLKARGLDSASRVGESLTVEAGWENAVEGALGRLIEGVLVESPESLVEALADLGEGRIALVSPEQGSETFAPTSLAAKVQGPLAVRRLLSRLHAAEDLAAARALLASLPAGDAVITRAGERLGEGWVHVQRSGASRQGALLREREIQSLRAEIDDLQAREAQAEDEVGSLREAALAAEQAREEAQRVLYQAHRAVSELAGQLQGQQGKVDAARNRIDRIDGELAQLSGALEEARDQAAEARLRLEDAVTRMADQEDARRQLDAERQALTSARDSAREAARTTREATHALALTLESQRTQIASLTQSLDRMGGQRGQLDSRLGEITAQLSGDDDPIVSLEAERENALAERVRTERVLTEARTALDGIDNGLRQYEQTRQQRDEQALAQREAIAQRRLDQQALVLKAEQLSTAVEQAGFVLQAVIETLPEVADPAEWEAAVAQIDTRMRRLEPVNLAAIHEYGEASTRSEYLESQNADLTAALETLEEAIRKIDRETRGRFKETFDRVNSGVQALYPRLFGGGHAYLELTGEDLLDTGVAIMARPPGKRVSSITLLSGGEKAMTAVALVFAIFQLNPAPFCLLDEVDAPLDEANVGRLAAMVKEMSEKVQFLFVSHNKATMEAANQLSGVTMREPGVSRLVSVDLAEASRLAGAA; encoded by the coding sequence ATGCGCCTGTCCACGATCAAGCTCGCCGGCTTCAAGTCCTTCGTCGATCCCACCACGCTGCACCTGCCTACCAACATGACCGGCGTGGTCGGTCCCAACGGCTGCGGCAAGTCCAACATCATCGACGCGGTGCGCTGGGTGATGGGCGAAAGCTCGGCCAGTCGGCTGCGCGGCGACTCGCTGACCGACGTGATCTTCTCCGGCTCCTCGGCACGCAAGCCGGTGTCCCAGGCCACCGTCGAGCTGATCTTCGACAATTCCGACCACACGATCTCCGGCGAATTCGCCGCCTTCAACGAGATCTCGGTCAAGCGCACGGTCAGTCGCGACGGCCAGAGCAACTACTACCTCAACGGCACCAAGTGTCGTCGGCGCGACATCACAGACCTGTTCCTGGGCACCGGCCTGGGGCCGCGCAGCTACTCGATCATCGAGCAGGGCATGATCAGCCAGATCATCGAGGCCCGGCCCGAGGACCTGCGCGTGTACCTGGAGGAAGCCGCCGGCATCTCCAAGTACAAGGAGCGCCGCAAGGAGACCGAGACCCGCATCCGCCACACCCGCGAGAACCTCGAGCGCCTGACCGACCTGCGCGAGGAAGTGGACAAGCAGCTCGAGCACCTCAAGCGCCAGGCGCGCCAGGCCGAGCAATACCAGACCTACCAGGAAGAACGCCGGGTCAAGGATGCGCAGTGGAAGGCGCTGGAATACCGCGGCCTGGACGGCGAACTGTCCGGGCTGCGCGAAGGCCTGTCGGTGGAGGAGACCCGCCTGCAGCAACTGATCGCCGAACAGCGCGAGGCCGAGGCCCAGATCGAAGGCGACCGCGTGCGCCGCGAGGAAGCCGTCGAGGTCCTCAACAAGGCGCAGGCCGACGTCTACCAGGTCGCCAGCAACCTGGCCCGCATCGAACAGCAGATCCAGCACCAGCGCGACCTCTCCAGCCGCCTGGTCAAGGCCCAGGCCGAGGCCCAGGCGCAGCTGGCCGAACTGGGCACGCACATGGACAGCGACAGCGCCCGCCTGTCCGTGCTGCGCGCGTCGGTGGAGGAAGCCGAGCCGCAGCTCGAACAGCTGCGCGAGGACGACGTCATGCGCCAGGACGCGCTGCGCGAGGCCGAAGCGAAGCTGGCCGACTGGCAGCAGCGCTGGGAAGCGCACAACCGCGCCACCGCCGAATCCTCGCGCGCTGGCGAGGTCGAGCGCACCCGCGTGGACTACCTGGACCGCCAGTCGTTGGAAGCCGACCGTCGCCGCGAGTCGCTGACCGCCGAGCGCGCCGGGCTGGACCTGGAATCCCTGGCCGAGGCCTACGAGGCGCTGTACGAGCAGCACGAGGTCAAGAAGGCGTCGCTGGACGAACTCACCGAGGCGGTGGACCAGCGCAAGCAGGCCGTCGATGGGGTGAGCGAGCGCCAGCGCGCGCTGCAGGCCGAACTGGCCGAGGTGCGCAAGCAGGCCCAGGGCGCGCGCGGCCGACTGTCCTCGCTGGAGGCCTTGCAACAAGCCGCCCTCGGCCAGGAGCAGGGTGCGGCGGTGGCGTGGCTGAAGGCGCGTGGGCTGGATTCGGCCAGCCGCGTCGGCGAGTCGCTGACTGTCGAGGCCGGCTGGGAAAACGCCGTGGAAGGCGCCCTGGGCCGACTGATCGAGGGCGTGCTGGTCGAATCGCCGGAGTCGCTTGTCGAAGCCCTGGCCGACCTGGGCGAGGGCCGCATTGCCCTGGTCTCGCCGGAACAGGGAAGCGAGACCTTCGCGCCGACTTCGTTGGCGGCCAAGGTGCAGGGGCCGTTGGCCGTGCGCCGGCTGCTGTCGCGCCTGCACGCGGCCGAGGACCTGGCCGCCGCGCGCGCGCTGCTGGCTTCGCTGCCGGCGGGCGATGCGGTCATCACCCGCGCCGGCGAGCGCCTGGGCGAAGGCTGGGTGCATGTCCAGCGCTCCGGTGCGTCCCGCCAGGGCGCGCTGTTGCGCGAACGCGAGATCCAGTCCCTGCGTGCGGAGATCGATGATCTGCAGGCCCGCGAGGCGCAGGCCGAGGATGAGGTGGGCAGCCTGCGCGAAGCCGCACTGGCCGCCGAACAGGCGCGCGAGGAAGCCCAGCGTGTGCTCTACCAGGCGCATCGCGCCGTGTCCGAGCTGGCCGGCCAGCTGCAGGGCCAGCAGGGCAAGGTGGATGCCGCGCGCAACCGCATCGATCGTATCGACGGCGAACTGGCGCAGCTGTCCGGTGCGCTGGAGGAAGCCCGCGACCAGGCCGCCGAGGCGCGCCTGCGCCTGGAGGACGCGGTCACCCGCATGGCCGACCAGGAGGACGCACGCCGCCAGCTCGACGCCGAGCGCCAGGCGTTGACCAGCGCCCGCGACAGCGCGCGCGAGGCGGCGCGGACCACGCGTGAGGCCACCCACGCCCTGGCCCTGACCCTGGAATCCCAGCGCACCCAGATCGCTTCGCTGACCCAGAGCCTGGATCGCATGGGCGGCCAGCGCGGACAGCTGGATTCACGCTTGGGAGAGATCACCGCCCAGCTCAGCGGCGACGACGATCCGATTGTCTCGCTGGAGGCCGAGCGCGAGAACGCGCTGGCCGAGCGCGTGCGTACCGAACGCGTGCTGACCGAGGCGCGCACCGCGCTGGATGGCATCGACAACGGCTTGCGCCAATACGAGCAGACCCGCCAGCAGCGCGACGAGCAGGCCCTGGCCCAGCGCGAGGCCATCGCCCAGCGGCGCCTGGACCAGCAGGCACTGGTCCTCAAGGCCGAGCAGCTGTCCACCGCGGTGGAGCAGGCCGGCTTCGTCCTGCAGGCGGTGATCGAGACCCTGCCCGAGGTGGCCGATCCGGCCGAGTGGGAAGCGGCCGTGGCCCAGATCGACACCCGTATGCGTCGGTTGGAGCCGGTCAACCTGGCCGCCATCCACGAGTACGGCGAGGCCAGTACGCGCAGCGAATACCTGGAGTCGCAGAACGCCGACCTGACCGCGGCGCTGGAGACGCTGGAAGAAGCCATCCGCAAGATCGACCGCGAGACCCGTGGCCGCTTCAAGGAGACCTTCGACCGGGTCAATTCCGGCGTGCAGGCGCTGTACCCGCGTCTGTTCGGTGGCGGCCATGCCTATCTGGAACTGACCGGCGAGGATCTGCTCGACACCGGCGTGGCCATCATGGCCCGCCCGCCCGGCAAGCGCGTGTCCAGCATCACCCTGCTGTCCGGTGGCGAGAAGGCGATGACCGCGGTGGCGCTGGTGTTTGCGATCTTCCAGCTCAACCCCGCGCCGTTCTGCCTGCTCGACGAGGTGGACGCGCCGCTGGACGAAGCCAACGTCGGCCGCCTGGCCGCGATGGTCAAGGAGATGAGCGAGAAGGTGCAGTTCCTGTTTGTCAGCCACAACAAGGCGACGATGGAGGCGGCCAATCAGCTCTCTGGCGTGACCATGCGCGAGCCGGGCGTCTCGCGCCTGGTCTCGGTGGACCTGGCCGAAGCCTCGCGTCTGGCCGGCGCCGCCTGA